Part of the Etheostoma cragini isolate CJK2018 chromosome 8, CSU_Ecrag_1.0, whole genome shotgun sequence genome, CAGTGGCCACAGGGATTGTGCTTCTGGTAGTCAAATTGGTTTCAGAAAAACTGGTGATGAATTCATCTCCAAATCAACTAAGTTggtataaaatataaatcaagAACTCTAGTGCAGTAACCataaatacatttccatttttagaTGTAGCTATGTTAGATTGGACAGTCATGTGGCATCAAACTAAAAACAGCTTGGGTCAAACGTCTCTCGGCAAGTTATGCTCTGTATGTAAGGCATCCTTGATGGCTTATTTGTATAAAGCTGGTCTTACCTTTCCAAGTGCTACTGCTGATGTGGCCATATCCAGAACAAAGCTGTCTCCGTCTTTAGCAGGCGCTGCCACGCTGATGGGGTTGGTCCCCAAAGTGCACTACAAACAGCATGATCACAGTATTAGAATGAGACAGACAGGTTGTTTATGGCATAAAGTACAGTTTCTTCTGTATATTTACCTCTTTACCACGTGTAGGAACCACCAGTGGGGATGTGTTGGTAAATGACATGCCCTGTGGTGGTCAGATTGTTATTAGACAAACAATTAGATCACATAGCACATTCAACTCCATTCCTAAAAAAAGGTCTATttgttaaaattgaattaataaaaaggCAGATAAACCTTTCACTCACGATCATGTTTTCCTTTAGCGCTTGCATTGAGTAGTATCCTGCAATGCCGTAGTGATTGGAACCTAAGACAGAAAAGTGccatacagtatttttattgtgttgctAAGATTCGTTGACCAATAGTGAAATTAAATTCTTCTGATACTGAAAAGAGATTTCTCTGCAAAAAACATACTCACAACTTTCTTCCTTTCTCAAGTAAATCCTATTAATTGAAATCCAACGCACTTTGCACTCATCACACTACAGTGGTTTTGATTTCTCTTCTACCGCATTTAATAGCCTGTTACATAATACTATGCTTTCTCCATTCTACTAATATTTCAACAGTGAAGATAATCCCTTTCTCAAGGCTGAACGTTCAGTGtaattaaacaaatacagaCCTGCATCAGACACCTGAGCATGTAACATCAGTTCACAGGAAACAAGAAAACCTGTTTATCCCGTGGGGGCACCTTGGCTAAATCACAATACATCATACAATTTAGGTTTTTATAGAATTGGACAGGTGCCGTTATGGCATTTCAAGTTTTAAAATCCTTCACCTACAATTGCAGTATCAGGATGTTCAGACTCACCATGTGCCACCACCCAGCCAATTCCAGCTTCTTTTGCCTTCTTAATGGCCAGTTTCATGCAGAAGTTTCCCACCACAGGACCCAGGAGGTTTTTCCCATCCACCAGTGCTGTGGCTGCACTCTCCTTTTCCACCACAGGCTCACCGTCCTTGGCACAGATCCCTGTTTGGATGTCCTTTACATACATGTCTGTCAAAAAGTATAGAGCCAGCAAGCAGAAACATTAACCATATTTCAtacagactttaaaaaatatccaaatcGTGAAGTTAGCagagagatttgttttcatatgTACACTTACAATTCTAATGTACCTCATTAGGCTGCCATATTTTTCTAATACATTCCTTGTATACACATTATAGTGCATCAAATGTAACTGGTgattaagattgttttttaaagttttttaaagttttttaaattgattattgCCTTCATATTGCGCTTTATAGTGTCAAAGTTTACAAAATGTTTCTTCTGTCCTACAACAGTTGTGCTAccacttttaaatcaaacaGGCAGATAAAATGATAAACTTCCAGTGCCCCACTGACCCATCCGGTTGAGTCCATGGCTGTAGTGTCCTCTGTGGTCTCCCTCCACCAGCACCTCGGCCAGGCTGCGGGCATGATGCGGCTTAGTGCCCACGGCTGTCATACAGTTCACAATGAACTTTTCCACCTCCAACTTGCTAATCAGACATCTGCAGAGAGTAAAAAATTATAATCTGACAATTACAAactcattattatcattaagcAGCAgcaatgttataaattgatttgcattttaacaagggaaatatgtatttgacccctcttCAAAACGTGACTTAGTACTTGGTggcaaaacccttgttggcaatcacagaggtcagacgtTTCTTGTAGTCGGCCACCAGGTTTGATTACATCCCAGTAGGGATTTTGTCCCACACCTGTTTGCAGATCTTGTCCAAGTCATGCAGGTTTCGAGGCTGACGTTTGGCAACTCAAACCTTCAGATCCCTCCGCAGATTTTCTACGGGATTAATGTCTGACAACTCCAGGACCTAAGTGattgtcatgctggaatacccatccacgCCCATTTTCAAAGTCATGGCCCCGTCCATCGTCCCTTAGATGcggtgaagttgtcctgtccccttagcagaaaaacacccccaaagcataatgttttcacctccatgtttgatggtggggatggtgttcttggggtcataGGCAGCATTCCTCCAAACATGGGtttgagttgatgccaaagagctccattttggtctcatctgaccctAACACTTTCACCCCGTTGTCATttgaatcattcagatgttcattggcaaacttcagacaggcatgtatgtgctttcttgagcaggtGGACCTCGCACCAACTGTTGTCACTCTTCTCAATggtcttgtagcccattccagacttgtgtaggtctacaatcttgaaatcttttacacaggtaacgagctgagattaggagcactcgCTTTAAGAGTGTGCTGCTAATCTCAGTTTTTTTACCTGTATAAATGACACCTGGGAGacagaaatctttctgattgagaggggtTCAAATTCTTATTTCCGTCATTAAAATGGAAAtctatttataacatttttgacatgtgttCTTCTGGATGTTTTGTTgctattctgtctctcactgttcaaataaatctaccattacaATTATACACTGATAATTTCTTTATCAGTGGGCAAACGCACAAAATCAGCAGGAGatcaaaatgcttttttccctcactgtatctcgagacactttacagatagattagatctagaccacactctataatttacagttcTAGCGGTtacctccagagcaagcaactgtgcgacagtggtgaggaaaaactgcctcttaggaagaaacctcggacagacccaggctcttggtaggcggtgtctgacgggccggttggggttgaaatgaagagcagcaataatagtcacagtaaaagataatagAACAGtgactaaagaaaaaagtagtttgtagtagtttatgGCATAGCATgacactgtgcggcattacaaggcacagcagagtatagcagggcactgcagagcatagcaggatgtaacagggcatcgcaggacgtgtagaaggaccacagcgacagctgctgattttggagcctccctacACTGCATGACTGCAGTGcagtaaaacattaaaagttgAAGAAACATTATGCTTTAGTGAGTAATGAGTAGGACAATATGTTGTACCATGCTCATCCCTTATGcctgttgttattgttaaattCCTCTGGCCTAATGTAGCTGCAAATCAAATGTGACTTTGGCAACTCAGAgccagaaaagaaaatcatgaacaaagtcaacaaaattgttttttgggctgattgttgttgctgtttgcttttgttctttAAACCAACATTTGTATaagacagaacagaacagaacagaacataACAGAGAGTCTGACTTTTGGCCTACAAAACAAAGGTAAGCCAAACCTATTGCAATGCTGCCCCACCAGAGTCCTGGAGTGGTGAACCCTTTTTTGGCCAAAATGTTATAGCATTTGACACGGACAGCCCAATGCTAATTCAAAGTTTGAAGTCCATTTTTGCAACAGTGATTTCACAACATGTTACTATATAGATAATGTAGGTCATGACAGTTAAGTTCTGATATTACATTAAATAGTTACTGCAGATTCTGatggtgaaaaaaatgaaaatgtaaacttGAACCTTTCTGTTGCCCACTATTAAAGGGGTTTGTTTGGGGAGTTATtccttctcctttcctttctcctaTCCTGTATGTGAAAAAGGACAAAGGGTGTTGTATGCTGTGCAGATTGTAAAGCCCCTTGAGGCAAATGTGCAATTTGTGATATTGGgctgtataaataaaactgacttgacttgactgttGACAGCAGTTTTGAGCTGTGTGAATGTAAACCGGCAGGACTTTACGTACCAGataatgttttggaaaaattGTTAGTCTCTCTGTGTCACGCTATAAACAGTGGTGTCACTGGCTCTGTTTGTTCCACAGCTCATCCGCATTAAACCCCTCAGGAGCCGCATTACTTACACAGTAGGTTTAACAGTGTGAAAGGGTGGGCTGACATGGTTGGCATGGGCAGTGCACTAACACATGAAACAGTCAAAGTAAGAATAGCCATTAATATGCATTTAattattgggggaaaaaaatgtgatctGATAGAAGTGGAACTGTAATATGCCTGACTAAATGAACAGCACACGGTCTCTCAATCAGTTACAGATACAAAGAGTTACATCATGGCAGAGTAAAGATTGTTGAATGGAACAAAAACTTTTGAGCAGAGATCACAATGACAAAGTACAGATAACACAATTTTTATATTCATGTAAAACGTTATGACTCGCTGTGGTAAAACAAGTTTGAACAACTAATGAGAACAAGATTAATCCTTAAATCACGCATGTGTTAACATTGACTGAACACATCTATAATGATGAGGTCTCAAAGTGTTTTCTGATCTGTAATGCTTAGCACATACCATTCTACTCCctgtctcctttctctttttccttatTCTCTACtgcatctgtgttttttcattgtACTCTGTGGTATTCTGTGGTCAGAGAATGGAACGGTTTGTAATGAAACCATTATTGAGTCCAGTTATGGGCTTTGGGCAAGCTGCCTCTATCTGGTGATTGGATGATTTTCACTTCCTTTCCAAAATaacattgtgttgtgttcaaaCAGCCCTGTTAAAAAACAGCATCTGATGCCAGTCATCAAATCTGCCCCACAGAAATTGTACCAGGATGTTTATAGTTAGTTTTAAAGAAAGAGCATTTCACTGTGAGACAAACAACTCATGTTCACACATTCAGACTGAAAGCTACAAGATCTCAAGAACAACATATATGATTTCTCAAAACTCATCTGAGACATCAACCTCTCCAACAAGTCACTGCCACAATAAAAAAGTTCTTGTGGAGACAAGTTTGGAAAAGTTGTTCTTCAGCTGTTGATCATGAAGAAACCTGCATGAATGAAGCTATTGCACAAACAAGGGCTCACAAGGACACTGAGTACACCAACAGTCGCCCAACCCCTCCCTTCACTAATTGAAAACACACTATGTCTGCTTCAGTTTAAATACAGCAAAACTTGTACACTTGTCCTTAAATGCCCTCTAGAATTTTGATGCCCTAAATCATGAAACTTTCTTATTCACTAGAGTCTAAGGATAGAGGGTATTGTGTGCCCcttgaggcaaatttgtgatCTGTGATATTGGGCTCAATTGATCGAGATCAATACCATTCTTATGTCTGTAGGCTAAATAAAAAACTACTGCTAGTAGCAGATTAGCGTAGCTTTGCATTGAGACTGGAAAGAGGAATAAACATCTATTCTTGCTCCATTCAAAGGTAATACAAATTTACCTTCCAACCAATCTAAAGCCCAATCTACATATTCTATATTCTTTGTTAAATCTGTacaaaccaaaatgtaaaaaaaaaaaaattgttgttttgacaCTTCTATTTCTTGGCAGAAACCCGTAACCTCCTGAAGCCTCCACTGGTTACCGGTCCTAGTGTAGAAATCCTCTGGTACATAATCCTAACTAAAACCGCaaattgacatttaaacacttcttttttttgtaaggattaaacaaacaagataaacCATGTAAAATGTTGGTCTTCAGAGATGCTGGTAGGTTTATTTTGTTGCCCCTGGACAGAACCAGACTAGTTGTTTCCCCACGCATCCTGTATTTGTGCTATGCTAAGACAAGTGGCTGTTTGTTTCAGCTAAATATTTACCCAATATGGGTggcatcaatcttctcatccaacacTCACCAAGAAAGCGCATGTGTAAAGTCTAATTCCCGAAATGtcaactattcctttaaaggaTTACCTACACATAGTTTAGGAGTTGCCATAAATTCAGCAGAAGGTCAAGTTAACATTTTGAGACTTCACTACCACATACATCATCATATAAGGAAATCAATGACATTTACttgctgttttcattttacCAATGCTACACCTCCCCCTCATTGTCTATGTTTAATAAACAGCATGGActtctgatgtaaaaaaaacttccccTCTGCCTCTGCCTCTACCATAGAGGGCATGTTAGCTGGATtcaggagttcctcaaagtgctccttccaccaccCTATTACCTCCATAGTTTAGGTCAACAGCGTCCCATCTTTACtctacacagcttggatggttccctgCTTTCCCGTCTTGAAGtagcgaacggttttccagaagcaccgtGGTAccgtccttctccatgtcttctccaaaaTTCTGCTAACACCAGCTGCTTTGCCTTTTTCATGGGAAAGGCTGCAGcttgcaactgcctctggatCCCTCTGGGATagcatatcccggaaagactcttcttcttcttcttcagttgGACGGCTTCCCtaaccaccggtgtccaccaaggtgtttgtgggttaccaccccttgaggcacctaagaccctaagaccacagcctTCCACCACAGCTTTAACAATGAAAACTTTAAACATTGTCCACTCTGGTtaaatgcccccagcctccacagggatgcacgaaaagctccacCGGATGTGTGAGTTAACATTCTGTCGGCTTGGGGcttcctccagacgttcccaattgacccacactacccgtttgggcttaccaggtctgtccatagtcttcccccatcccctgacccaactcaccatcagatggtgatcagttgacagctccacccctctcttcacccaagtgtccaaaacatacggcctctgATCAGATGAAACAGttataaaatcaatcattgaccttcggcctagggtgctctggtaccaagtacatttatgagcatccctatgtttgcacatggtgtttgttatagaacatccatgactagcacagaagtcaaacagcagacaaccactctggtttagatcggggaggccgttcctcccgaTCACACTTCTCCAcatatctccatcattgcccatgTGTGCACTGAAGttccccagcagaactatggagtccccaaCTGGAGCCCCATTCAGAACttcattcaaggtctccaagaaggccaaacactccaaactcttgtttggtgcatttgcacaaacaacagtcggGGCCtccctccgggcagggtcactccctcgCTCGTGCTCACTCAtagggtttttgaaccattctttatTGCAGAAATATTgcatataatatattttatgaaatcCAGAATGGACCACATTTAGGTAGTGAGCAGATCCCAGTGGGAACTTAGGAAATGTCTTATCTGAGAAAGAGGTGAGAACACTATGTATGATTACTTataaagaaaaggagacagggATGAGGGAAAACTTTGACAAAGGTGGCATGATGGATGTTTGAGACACTTTTCAGATTTGCCGGTACCAAGGAAAATCTTCACTGGTCACATTAAGGCCCCCATAGTGTTTGTTTAGGCACTACATAGCCAGTAAACGTCATTGTGGCATTTCAAAGATTGCTTTCAAAGTTGCCATTGTCCCCACCATTCCTTCTTGATAATATTTTTACATAGAAGAAAGAGAGCTGCACAGAACTGACTGAATTATCTGACAATGTAGGATAAAAGGGTGAACTATGTGTTTACGTATCCAGTGTTTATTGGACAATGTGGAATCAATTAGACAGGTATAAAAGAGTAAACACAAGTCTACCggctttaaaatgttaactgCAGTCTGGAAAAAAACTTGACCGGCAgactgtttgaaatgttttatgagactgtgttgtgttgtttggttGTAATACATGTTCAAAAGTCTCCTTATGAAACAGTATTGACAATGAGCAGACTAtcttactgaaataaaataaattgaattgaactgaggTGTGATGGGATTAAATATGACATGGTCAGTTAGGTGGAAGGGGTCTATTGAAAATTGcacatgtataaaataaaagtacatagCAGTATCACAATAGGAAAGTAGGGAGAGTAGGGGAAATAGTCTTCTCTATCACAAGTGTAcattcaaaaacttactcaagtaaaagcaCAATAGCTTACCATACGATATACTTAAAAGTACTCATAATGCAGAAAGCAAAGCTCCTTA contains:
- the LOC117948448 gene encoding uncharacterized oxidoreductase YjmC-like, producing MSRCLISKLEVEKFIVNCMTAVGTKPHHARSLAEVLVEGDHRGHYSHGLNRMDMYVKDIQTGICAKDGEPVVEKESAATALVDGKNLLGPVVGNFCMKLAIKKAKEAGIGWVVAHGSNHYGIAGYYSMQALKENMIGMSFTNTSPLVVPTRGKECTLGTNPISVAAPAKDGDSFVLDMATSAVALGKVELYERSGDPIPEGWGCDAQGKLTTDPKRVLSGGGLVPIGGSEATGGYKGFGLGMMVEVFCGILAGAQYSNHVRTWKVTDRVANLGQCFVAINPENFAPGFADRMSDLLSIHRGMDPADPNTPVLAAGDPERMNIKKCEEMGGIPYHINVVNYMNECAKRVGVSPLLPCNNLVN